The Hordeum vulgare subsp. vulgare chromosome 7H, MorexV3_pseudomolecules_assembly, whole genome shotgun sequence DNA window TTGCGCTCGCGGACAAGCCCACCCATCAAACGAATCCGGCAAATCTTCGCGAGCTTGTGGCGTACAGCCGCCCTCCCGCCCTCCCCGTATACCGCCCGgagaatacatacatacatgctcgCCATTGCAACGGACACAGCACAGCACAGCCACAGCTCCGCCGCACGAAACTGCATGCCGGTTTAAGTTCGGCGCTCAAATCGGGACTGCACCCTGTGCAGCGCGCCTGAGACCTGACGTACCATTGCTGCCGCCGCATTGCGCTGAGCAGAAGAACTTGCACGTAGCTGGCTGTGGTGGCCGACATGCTTGCCGTGTCCTCCGCGAGGTGCCTGGCCGCCGACGCGGACGAGCAGCGTGCCGAGGCCGCGCCCATGGAGACGGTCGGGGGCGCAGCGGTGGTGGCCGACCTGGACATAGACTTCGACTTCACCGTCGATGACATAGACTTCGGGGACTTCTTCCTCAGGCTAGAGGACGGCGACGCGCTGCCGGACCTCGAGGTCGACCCCGCCGACATCTTCACCGATCTCGAGGCGGCGGCCGCGGGCGTACAGGAGTTGCAGGACCAGCAGGTGCCGTGCGCCTTCTTGGCGGCCGTGGAGGACGTGGGTTCGGTCAGTTCCGCCGGTGGTGTCGTCGGCGTAGAGAACACGGCGTTCGGTGAGGAAGGACGACTAGGAGACGAGAAGCGAGGGTGCAATCAAGCCGAGGTGGGCGAAAACATGAGCGGCGGCGACCGCCCCATTGTGCCGGACGCAAAATCGCCGTCGTCAACAACGTCGTCGTCCACGGAGgctgagagccgccacaagtcgtCGGGCAAGAGCTCCCACGGGAAGAAGAAAGCCAAGGTGCGTTCATACTTCCTATTGGTCATACATATATGGAAGCTTTATAATTCTTAGATAAGTTTGCACCTTGTGGTATTAATGGCGTGCCCTATCTGCAGGTGGACTGGACGCCGGAGTTGCACCGGAGGTTCGTGCAGGCCGTAGAGCAGCTCGGCATCGACAAGGCGGTGCCCTCTAGGATTCTGGAGATCATGGGGATCAACTCACTCACTCGGCACAACATAGCAAGCCATTTGCAGGTGCGTGCAGGCATGGAacttgaaactaatgtcaaactGAACATTGATTGTTCTGTATAACCTCAGTTATACGTCGATGGCTGTACTAGCTATCAGGATTCAGGACCTAGTTTAATAAATCAACCAAAAAAAGAGCTCTGAGCTAAGGAAGATCGATAGAAGAGCAATCCAAATCTGCACATCTCTCTATTTGCAATTCACAATCAGGTACCAAATATTATGAAATACAGTACTAGCTAGAAGAAAACGATGCAGAATTGCAGAGTTGAAGCTAGCACAACGGGATGCAGATATAGAGCTAATTAGTTTGAACTATGCCTCGCACAAATGTACCGTGCATGCATGCAAATGTATGTTCAGGATTCAAGTGATAATGCATGTCGTTCATTAGCCACAAAACATGCATGTCAGGTGTAATGCATGCAACCATGACAAAAATAAAAACTGTCAAAGTAGAGCAACCTTTGTTATACTAGTACATTTCAAGAACATTTTATAGGTAGACGCCATCCGTTCAATCATCTACGTACTCATATAGATGTAGGTTCACGGATTGAACGGCAAGTTTGTCAACCTTGTATAATTGGACATGCTGAGTTCTGTTTGAGTACCGACCCACTGTTGGGACCTCACCACAAGTATAAACTTGTCCTACCCAGAAAATAGTAAACAGTAATTGAGGGTATCTGAAAATAGGTTGCTATTGGCATCGACTCATCCCACTGCTGTGCCGATCGATTAAATGATTTCCCCATATCTCGTTGCAGAAGTACCGGTCTCACCGTAAGCACATGATGGCgcgggaggcggaggcggcgagCTGGACGCAACGACGGCAGATGTACGCCGCCGGCGGACCGGCCGCGGCCGTGAAGAGGCAGGACTCGAACATGTGGACCGTGCCAACCATAGGCTTCGCGCCGCCGCACCCTcctgcacctcctcctccggcaGCCATGCAGCACTACGCCCGGCCGTTGCACGTCTGGGGTCACCCCACAATGGACTCGCCCCGGATGCCGATGTGGCCGAGGCACCCGATGCCCCGCGCCCCGATGCCGGCGTGggctcccccgccgccgccgccgtccgacCCGGCTTTCTGGCACCACCCTTACATGAGGGTACGTGCAAGTGCAAACGTAGCGCCACTGATGGCAGTCTTGTGTGGTTGTGGGCTCGTGTGTCGCTTGTTTCTTACGTTTTGTTTTTGGTTTGCTTTTGTGCAGGGGCCAGCAGCGTATATGCCGACCCATGGGACTCCTTGCATGGCAATGCCGATGGCACCGGTGAGCAGTTTACTTTGCCATATTTACCTGCTCGCAGAAGCTTGTGCATGAGCTGTGGTATTTTCTTTGCTATTGTTCTACCAAAAACTGACGAGATGAATAATTTTGCTGCTCCAGAAATTTCCTGCTCCACCTGTGCCGGTTGCCATGCCGTGCCCAGTCTATGCGCCCCCCTCTCCGTCGCCAGCGCTGGCGAGCAAGAGCCAACAAGATTCGCAGCTCCAGCTACAATCACAACCAGTACGTGTATACACGACAATATTCCACTTATCCTACTGCCTGCACTACTGTGGCTGAGCCAGTTTTTAATTAGTTAACACTCTCTGTCTTGTTGGTGGTTTTTGCAGTCAAATGAGAGCATAGACGCGGCCATTGGTGACGTTCTATCCAAACCGTGGCTGCCGCTGCCGCTTGGGCTGAAGCCCCCTTCGTTGGGCAGCGTCATGGGCGAGCTTGAACGGCAAGGCGTGGCCAATGTGCCGCAAGCCTGCGGGTGAGTGCTGGAGGATGCATCGATTCGCGTGCACTCCATGCATGCATGACCGCTGCTACGTTCGCTGTAACAGCagcgaacagcaacaacaaaatcgTCGACATGTCTTTGTTCCTTGGAACGTTTTGTGgacctgctctctctctctcttggtcaACCTGTGCATAATTTCGATCAAGAGAAACGTCGttatttcttcacttttgagacgCATTTTTGTTGCACCGTAAACTTTAACCCTGACGCTCGACCTCGATCGGCTACTGTACCCGAAGATTCAACTTTAGGCCATCTCCAACGTTAACCAGCAAATTGACAACAGTGTCCATTCATTGACGGGAGGACCAGTCCACCGACACGGACAAGGCAAGAGCCTGTCAGTAACGGGCAATTTGAAATCTATCTATCTATTTCTATCTATTTCTAtcttctatctatctatctatctatctattctATTATATACTAAAAACAAAATACGGGTCAAAATTAGAGAAATATGATATAAAATCCCACGTTAATCAAAAAATACAAACCATCCCTTAGGTGGACCTTCATAAATTAGGAAATCATAGCCGTTCAATTTTCGTAACATAAAAAGTTTTGTGGGCCTCTCAACATAACGTGGTATGTACATCTAACCTTTTTTAGATTCCAAAGTAGTACATCTTAGTGTGAGCGTTAGTGTGTTCAAAAAAATGTGAGTGTAAGGTCAAAATTAGAGAAATATGCTACAAAATCTCACGTTAATCAGAAAATACAAACCATCCGTTAGGTGGACCTATGTAAATTGAGAAATTGTTGCCGTTCAATTTTCGTAACATAAAAAGTTTTGTGGGCCTCTCAACATAACGTGGCATGTACATCTAACCTTTTTTAGATTCCAAAGTActtcctccgtacctaaatataagtctttttaaagatttcactgatGGAAtacgtacggatgtatatagacatatttagattatagattcattcattttgctctgtatgtagaccAGTAGtcaaatcttttaaaagacttacatttagaaacggaggggggAGTACATCTTAGTGTGAGCATTACTGTGTTCAAAAAAATGTGCGCGTAAGAGTAACATTTCTTTTTCTTGCCTAATGTAAGCTATATACGTGGGACTCTTGCCCTTTATTTTAGGGGTACGCGGGGCTCTTCCTAGCACGTATATCTAACTTTTTTAAAATTCCACATAGATCTCAGCTTGAGCGTGTTTGTAACATAAATAAGTTTTTTTCTTGCCTAGGCAAGCTATCCGAGGGACTTGCCAACAagcacctgttctggagggatgcctccgaacagacaccttTTCTTCGCACCTtttccagatgtatatatacttgagaatcaatagaaatcatGACTGATCGTCCATTCACTTTTATTCAATCTCGGGCAACAACAGTAAGAGGCGTCGGGCTCGCACGTCCGCTGTGGTGTTGTGTGGCCGGGGCAGCCGAACGGCATCACGCCGTCGTCCGGAGAAGACAACGTGCATCTATGATGCGTCCGTACAAGAAATCCATCCGGAGAAAGCTAACTGGATTGTCTATTTTCTTAACAGCATTAAGAATCCAATGGCCGATTGCCTGCTTCTTTCTTGAATCAACGGGCATCTGGAATCAGAAAGATGGCTCCGTCATGGCGTACGTGGACTCCAACGCGATGGTGCAGGAAAGTACAGCGGCTCTCGTCGCCGCCACCAACACACTGCCACGGCGCCGCCGATGCTGGCCTTTGTGTCGGCTGCACGGCAGCCCGTGGTGCCGCTGCCGATGCAGGGCCTTGAACCGACCGGTGTCGTCATCACCCCTGCACGAGGACGTGACCGACAAAGCCGCGAGGCTGCTTCTCTGCCGCCTCTGACCCCTGCGGTTGTTGAGGTGGAGGGCGACGCCCTCGCCTCCGTCTCCGCTCCGGCCGGGGCCTCGACCTCCGTCTTCGGATCATGCGTACACAACTTCTCAGACGCTGCGGCCGATAACGCCACCGTGCCTCCGCGCCTGCCATCCCCGACGCCCAACACGCCTCCGCCTCGCCACTGCCTTATGCCCTTTGGCTTCGCCATGTCAAGCCCTCCGTCGAGCAGCCGCGCCGCACGCGCAGGGAGACTTAGAGCCCGGCCGCCCTCGGGCTTGTGAACGGCGCCTCCAACGGCGTCGCGCTGGGCAGCCTGCTCTCTGGAGGATCATCAGACAAGGACGAGCGCGACGGGAGCgtctctcgtcgccggtgaatgcCCCAGACGGCGGCGTGCGTGGAGGTGGTGTCGGTCGGCCGTGGGCTATCCGCCGATTCCAGTATCGTGAGGATTGGGGATTTATTCCCCTAGTCTCTCTCCTTATCTGTTCGGTGGTAGACCAGGTGACTGTCATCCATACGTGGCCCATGTGCCATGTGCATGTAGTGAAAATCTGGCTGTAGCACTCGATCATTTACTTAATTTGCTTTTATTAGCATATAGCAGATTTAACAATAGTTCTAGCAGAATGCGAGTGTGGTTTGCCTCAGCATTCTTTATATAATACTAACAATTTGGAACAACAACTATGCATCAAATCTTGATGTAAGTTCAAAATGAGAATTATAAAGTGTCGTACTCAATATGGTTTTCATCTTTGTCcaaaaattgttggaaatatgccctagaggcaataataaattagttattattatatttcttagttcatgataatcgtttattatccatgctataattgtattgattgaaaacacaatacttgtgtggatacatagacaaaacactgtccctagtaagcctctagttgactagctcgttgaccaaagatggtcaaggttttctggccataggcaagggttgtcacttgataacgggatcacatcattaggagaatcatgtgatggactagacccaaactaatagacgtagcatgttgatcgtgtcattttgttgctactgttttctgcgtgtcaagtatttgttcctatgaccatgagatcatataactcacggacaccagaggaatgctttgtgtgtatcaaacgtcgcaacgtaactgggtgactataaagatgctccacaggtatctccgaaggtgttcgttgagttagtatagatcgagactgggatttgtcactccgtgttacggagaggtatctcggggcccactcggtaatacaacatcacacacaagccttgcaagcaatgtaacttaatgtaagttgcgggatcttgtattacggaacgagtaaagagacttgccggtaaacgagattgaaataggtatgcggatactaacgatcgaatctcgggcaagtaacataccgaaggaca harbors:
- the LOC123411544 gene encoding probable transcription factor GLK1, translating into MLAVSSARCLAADADEQRAEAAPMETVGGAAVVADLDIDFDFTVDDIDFGDFFLRLEDGDALPDLEVDPADIFTDLEAAAAGVQELQDQQVPCAFLAAVEDVGSVSSAGGVVGVENTAFGEEGRLGDEKRGCNQAEVGENMSGGDRPIVPDAKSPSSTTSSSTEAESRHKSSGKSSHGKKKAKVDWTPELHRRFVQAVEQLGIDKAVPSRILEIMGINSLTRHNIASHLQKYRSHRKHMMAREAEAASWTQRRQMYAAGGPAAAVKRQDSNMWTVPTIGFAPPHPPAPPPPAAMQHYARPLHVWGHPTMDSPRMPMWPRHPMPRAPMPAWAPPPPPPSDPAFWHHPYMRGPAAYMPTHGTPCMAMPMAPKFPAPPVPVAMPCPVYAPPSPSPALASKSQQDSQLQLQSQPSNESIDAAIGDVLSKPWLPLPLGLKPPSLGSVMGELERQGVANVPQACG
- the LOC123411545 gene encoding uncharacterized protein LOC123411545, with product MAKPKGIRQWRGGGVLGVGDGRRGGTVALSAAASEKLCTHDPKTEVEAPAGAETEARASPSTSTTAGVRGGREAASRLCRSRPRAGVMTTPVGSRPCIGSGTTGCRAADTKASIGGAVAVCWWRRREPLYFPAPSRWSPRTP